One Streptomyces sp. R28 DNA window includes the following coding sequences:
- a CDS encoding glycoside hydrolase family 2 protein, which yields MHRSYRFDVTGLSGRLSVRFASAYAEAEAVRGKLGERPAAYTEPYQYIRKMACSFGWDWGPTLVTAGIWRPVRLEQWSTARIARVRPLVTVEQGTGHVELAVDVERTRVEAPLTVEATVGGVRARAEIDGTGGVVRLTLPDVELWWPRGYGEQPLYDVELTLLQGGDALDVWRRRIGFRTVELDRRPDEHGAGFTLAVNGERLFARGVNWIPDDVFPSRITRERYRQRLRQAADAGVDLVRIWGGGIYESEDFYDACDELGLLVWQDFPFACAAYPEEQPLRGEVEAEARENVVRLMPHPSLVLWNGNNENLWGFRDWGWEPRLAGDSWGEGYYLGVLPRVVAELDPTRPYTAGSPWSGSWDRHPNDPAHGTHHSWEVWNREDYADYRLSVPRFVAEFGWQAPPAYATLRRALPGEELAADSPGMLHHQKADDGNGKLRRGLERHFAFPEGDFDRWHYLTQVNQARAVAAGIEHWRSHWPVCAGTVVWQLNDCWPVTSWAAIDGDGREKPLYHELRRLYADRLLTLQVREKGLELAVVNQAAKGWAGAVRLRRMSVDGVVVGEASVGFGAEGRAVARVGVPGELEPVGPKEFLVADADGVRAVYFPAPDCEVPFPRPEFEVALAPGGVVVTARTLVRDLLLQADRLHPDARADRGLVTLLPGEEVTIGVRGWETPDAEAARSALYCMEPSR from the coding sequence ATGCACCGCTCGTACCGTTTCGACGTGACGGGGCTGAGCGGGCGGCTCTCGGTGCGTTTCGCCTCCGCCTACGCCGAGGCCGAGGCCGTGCGCGGCAAGCTGGGCGAACGGCCCGCCGCGTACACCGAGCCCTACCAGTACATCCGCAAGATGGCCTGCTCCTTCGGCTGGGACTGGGGGCCGACCCTGGTGACGGCCGGGATCTGGCGGCCGGTGCGGCTAGAGCAGTGGTCGACGGCCCGAATCGCCCGCGTGCGACCCCTGGTGACCGTCGAACAGGGCACCGGGCACGTCGAGTTGGCGGTCGATGTGGAGCGGACCCGGGTCGAGGCACCGCTCACCGTGGAGGCGACGGTCGGCGGGGTGCGGGCGCGGGCCGAGATCGACGGGACGGGTGGGGTCGTACGGCTGACGCTGCCGGACGTGGAGCTGTGGTGGCCCCGCGGGTACGGTGAACAGCCGCTGTACGACGTCGAGTTGACGCTTCTGCAGGGCGGGGACGCGCTGGATGTGTGGCGTCGGCGGATCGGCTTCCGGACCGTGGAGCTGGACCGGCGGCCCGATGAGCACGGCGCCGGATTCACCCTCGCCGTCAACGGCGAGCGGCTGTTCGCGCGGGGCGTCAACTGGATCCCGGACGACGTGTTCCCGTCCCGGATCACCCGCGAGCGGTACCGGCAGCGGCTGCGGCAGGCGGCCGACGCGGGCGTGGACCTCGTACGGATCTGGGGCGGCGGGATCTACGAGAGCGAGGACTTCTACGACGCCTGCGACGAGCTGGGGCTGCTGGTCTGGCAGGACTTCCCGTTCGCCTGCGCGGCCTATCCGGAGGAGCAGCCGCTGCGCGGGGAGGTGGAGGCCGAGGCGCGGGAGAACGTCGTACGGCTGATGCCGCACCCCTCGCTCGTGCTGTGGAACGGCAACAACGAGAACCTGTGGGGGTTCCGGGACTGGGGGTGGGAGCCGCGGCTGGCCGGGGACTCCTGGGGCGAGGGGTACTACCTGGGCGTACTGCCGCGGGTGGTGGCCGAGCTGGATCCGACGCGGCCGTACACGGCGGGCAGTCCCTGGTCCGGGTCGTGGGACCGGCATCCGAACGACCCGGCGCACGGCACGCACCACTCCTGGGAGGTGTGGAACCGGGAGGACTACGCCGACTACCGGCTGAGCGTGCCGCGGTTCGTGGCCGAGTTCGGCTGGCAGGCGCCGCCCGCGTACGCCACACTGCGGCGCGCGCTGCCGGGCGAGGAGCTCGCGGCGGACTCGCCCGGCATGCTGCACCACCAGAAGGCGGACGACGGTAACGGGAAGCTGCGGCGGGGGCTCGAGCGGCATTTCGCCTTCCCCGAGGGGGATTTCGACCGCTGGCACTACCTCACGCAGGTCAATCAGGCGCGGGCGGTGGCGGCCGGGATCGAGCACTGGCGGTCGCACTGGCCGGTGTGCGCGGGCACGGTCGTATGGCAGCTCAACGACTGCTGGCCCGTGACGTCCTGGGCGGCGATCGACGGGGACGGGCGGGAGAAGCCGCTGTACCACGAGCTGCGGCGACTGTACGCGGATCGGCTGCTGACGCTGCAAGTGCGGGAGAAAGGGCTGGAGTTGGCCGTCGTCAATCAGGCGGCCAAGGGCTGGGCGGGGGCGGTGCGGCTGCGGCGGATGTCCGTCGACGGGGTGGTGGTCGGCGAGGCGAGTGTGGGGTTCGGTGCCGAGGGGCGGGCGGTGGCCCGGGTCGGCGTACCCGGGGAGCTGGAGCCGGTCGGGCCGAAGGAGTTCCTCGTGGCGGACGCGGACGGTGTACGTGCGGTGTACTTCCCCGCGCCGGATTGTGAAGTCCCCTTTCCCCGGCCGGAGTTCGAGGTCGCGCTCGCGCCGGGTGGGGTGGTGGTGACGGCTCGTACCCTCGTACGGGACCTGCTGCTCCAGGCCGATCGGCTGCATCCGGACGCCCGGGCCGACCGGGGGCTCGTCACGCTGCTGCCCGGCGAAGAGGTGACCATCGGGGTGCGCGGCTGGGAGACTCCCGACGCGGAGGCCGCTCGTTCCGCCCTGTACTGCATGGAGCCCAGCCGATGA
- a CDS encoding ABC transporter substrate-binding protein produces the protein MNRRTVLAMVTGALLLSACTGTGGSSKGAEAKAADDPSKVSGTITVLTHRTDLVQDGTMKKYAAEFNKTYPKVKVEFDAITDYEGEVKIRMNTENYGDVLMIPAVIEKKDYPRFFASLGTQAERSKTYRFTDYTTVDGKVYGQSPLGAVPGFIYNKKVWQEAGITDWPTTPAEFLDDLKAVKAKTDAIPYYTNFKDMWPLTQWTQVNGSVSCDDQATTRLAEGDPWAQGADVRTADTMLYDIVKSGLVEKDPTTTNWEASKPKLAKGEIATMWLGSWAVIQMQGAAKQAGADPDDIGLMPFPAQKDGTFCAVAQPDYNQAVNIHSEHKEAARAWLDWFTDKSGYAADNLALSPLKSAPLPAVMKPYEEAGVKILDLDDTKGAVVKSIDNQSEIGIYKPDYRQDLVDLARSATKGSLDDFLNGLGKKWTETQKSLGS, from the coding sequence ATGAACCGCCGTACAGTCCTCGCCATGGTCACGGGTGCCCTGCTGCTTTCGGCGTGTACCGGCACCGGAGGAAGCTCGAAGGGCGCCGAAGCCAAGGCCGCCGACGACCCGTCGAAGGTGAGCGGCACCATCACGGTGCTCACCCATCGGACCGACCTCGTGCAGGACGGGACGATGAAGAAGTACGCCGCCGAGTTCAACAAGACGTATCCCAAGGTGAAGGTCGAGTTCGACGCCATCACCGACTACGAGGGCGAAGTCAAGATCCGTATGAACACGGAGAACTACGGTGACGTCCTCATGATCCCGGCCGTGATCGAGAAGAAGGACTACCCCAGGTTCTTCGCCTCGCTGGGCACTCAGGCCGAGCGGAGCAAGACGTACCGCTTCACCGACTACACCACCGTGGACGGCAAGGTCTACGGCCAGAGCCCGCTGGGTGCCGTGCCCGGCTTCATCTACAACAAGAAGGTCTGGCAGGAGGCCGGGATCACCGACTGGCCCACCACACCGGCCGAGTTCCTCGACGACCTGAAAGCGGTCAAGGCGAAGACCGACGCGATCCCGTACTACACCAACTTCAAGGACATGTGGCCGCTCACCCAGTGGACGCAGGTCAACGGCTCGGTCAGCTGCGACGACCAGGCCACCACCCGGCTCGCCGAGGGCGACCCGTGGGCGCAGGGCGCCGATGTGCGGACCGCGGACACGATGCTGTACGACATCGTGAAATCGGGACTCGTCGAGAAGGACCCGACGACCACCAACTGGGAGGCGTCCAAGCCGAAGTTGGCCAAGGGCGAGATCGCCACGATGTGGCTCGGCTCCTGGGCGGTCATCCAGATGCAGGGCGCGGCCAAGCAGGCCGGCGCCGATCCGGACGACATCGGGCTCATGCCCTTCCCCGCCCAGAAGGACGGGACGTTCTGCGCGGTGGCGCAGCCCGACTACAACCAGGCCGTCAACATCCACTCCGAGCACAAGGAGGCGGCCCGCGCCTGGCTCGACTGGTTCACCGACAAGTCCGGCTACGCGGCGGACAACCTCGCGCTGTCCCCGCTCAAGTCCGCCCCGCTGCCCGCGGTCATGAAGCCGTACGAGGAGGCGGGGGTCAAGATCCTCGACCTCGACGACACCAAGGGCGCCGTGGTGAAGTCCATCGACAACCAGTCCGAGATCGGCATCTACAAGCCCGACTACCGCCAGGACCTCGTCGACCTCGCCCGCAGCGCCACGAAGGGCAGCCTGGACGACTTCCTGAACGGCCTCGGCAAGAAGTGGACCGAGACCCAGAAGTCCCTGGGGTCCTGA
- a CDS encoding carbohydrate ABC transporter permease — MTDTTEKAAVKATAGAAPTAPEPAPAPRTARLWRGATPWLFLLAPLALLIVFTYAPIANMVAYSFTDWDGVSPELHYTGTENYAELFTRSDLFEVFWVSGYYLAASVFQIVAALYFATILSFNVRFRNFFKGVLFFPYLINGVAIGFVFLYFFQDGGTLDSVLGLFGVETDRAWLGTPESANTSLAAVSIWRYLGLNFVLFLGAIQSIPGELYEAAELDGANRWHQFRYIIAPGIKPVLSLTVILSISGSLSVFEIPYIMTGGATGTETFVIQTVKLAFQFNKTGLASAAAVVLLLIVLAVTWVQRRLVPDDKVDLA; from the coding sequence ATGACGGACACGACGGAGAAGGCGGCCGTCAAGGCCACCGCGGGAGCGGCACCCACCGCCCCCGAACCGGCCCCCGCCCCGCGCACGGCACGCCTGTGGCGCGGGGCCACCCCCTGGCTCTTCCTGCTCGCCCCGCTGGCCCTGCTGATCGTCTTCACCTACGCGCCGATCGCCAACATGGTCGCGTACAGCTTCACCGACTGGGACGGCGTCAGCCCCGAGCTGCACTACACGGGCACCGAGAACTACGCCGAACTCTTCACCCGCTCCGACCTGTTCGAGGTCTTCTGGGTCAGCGGGTACTACCTGGCCGCGTCCGTCTTCCAGATAGTCGCCGCCCTCTACTTCGCGACGATCCTGAGCTTCAACGTCCGCTTCCGGAACTTCTTCAAGGGCGTGCTGTTCTTCCCGTATCTGATCAACGGGGTCGCGATCGGCTTCGTCTTCCTCTACTTCTTCCAGGACGGCGGCACCCTGGACTCCGTCCTCGGTCTGTTCGGCGTGGAGACGGACCGTGCCTGGCTCGGCACACCGGAGTCGGCGAACACCTCCCTCGCCGCCGTCTCCATCTGGCGCTACCTGGGCCTGAACTTCGTCCTCTTCCTCGGCGCGATCCAGTCGATCCCCGGGGAGCTGTACGAGGCGGCCGAACTGGACGGCGCGAACCGCTGGCACCAGTTCCGCTACATCATCGCGCCCGGCATCAAGCCGGTCCTGTCCCTCACCGTGATCCTCTCGATCTCGGGCTCCCTGTCGGTCTTCGAGATCCCGTACATCATGACCGGCGGCGCGACCGGCACCGAGACCTTCGTGATCCAGACCGTGAAGCTGGCCTTCCAGTTCAACAAGACGGGGCTCGCCTCGGCGGCCGCGGTCGTCCTGCTGCTGATCGTCCTGGCGGTGACCTGGGTACAGCGGCGCCTCGTCCCCGACGACAAGGTGGACCTCGCATGA
- a CDS encoding carbohydrate ABC transporter permease, translating into MTRRAVARTLMYLSLVAATVVVLLPLAAVVLTSLKSESEMADDSGALALPDDLLNFHNYATAFEDGRMLSAFANTAIILLFAIGGTVLIGSMTAYAIDRFTFRFKKLVVALFLVAALVPGVTTQVATFQIVNSFGMFDSLWAPIALYMGTDIVSIYIFLQFVRSIPTSLDEAARLDGANAFTIYRKIIFPLLKPAIATVVIVKGITTYNDFYIPFLYMPSEDLGVISTSLFRFKGPFGAHWETISAGAVLVILPTLIVFLLLQRFIYNGFMKGATR; encoded by the coding sequence ATGACCCGCCGCGCAGTGGCCCGCACGCTGATGTACCTGTCTCTGGTCGCCGCGACGGTGGTGGTCCTGCTCCCGTTGGCAGCCGTGGTGCTGACGTCCCTCAAGTCCGAGTCGGAAATGGCGGACGACAGCGGAGCCCTCGCCCTCCCCGACGACCTGCTGAACTTCCACAACTACGCGACGGCGTTCGAGGACGGCCGGATGCTCTCGGCCTTCGCCAACACGGCGATCATCCTGCTCTTCGCCATCGGCGGGACGGTCCTCATCGGCTCGATGACGGCGTACGCCATCGACCGCTTCACCTTCCGCTTCAAGAAGCTGGTGGTGGCCCTGTTCCTGGTCGCCGCCCTGGTCCCCGGCGTCACGACCCAGGTGGCGACCTTCCAGATCGTCAACAGCTTCGGCATGTTCGACAGCCTCTGGGCGCCGATCGCCCTCTACATGGGCACGGACATCGTCTCGATCTACATCTTCCTGCAGTTCGTCCGCTCCATCCCGACCTCACTGGACGAGGCGGCCCGCCTGGACGGCGCCAACGCCTTCACGATCTACCGCAAGATCATCTTCCCGCTGCTGAAACCGGCGATCGCGACGGTGGTGATCGTCAAGGGCATCACCACCTACAACGACTTCTACATCCCGTTCCTGTACATGCCCTCAGAGGATCTTGGCGTGATCTCGACGTCCCTGTTCCGCTTCAAGGGCCCGTTCGGTGCCCACTGGGAAACGATCTCGGCGGGAGCGGTCCTGGTGATCCTGCCGACGCTGATCGTCTTCTTGCTGCTGCAGCGGTTCATCTACAACGGCTTCATGAAAGGCGCGACCAGGTGA
- a CDS encoding VOC family protein: protein MSSIKQFQVTFDCAEPERLARFWCEVLGYVVSPPKGFATWDDFDRSRPPEDQGSWWACTDPSGAGPRLFFQRVPEGKVVKNRVHLDVRVGTGLVGEERLAALEAECTRLVALGAVRVRLLADDYDSCIVMQDIEGNEFCLD from the coding sequence ATGTCATCGATCAAACAGTTCCAAGTCACCTTCGACTGCGCAGAACCCGAGCGCCTCGCTCGCTTTTGGTGCGAGGTGCTCGGGTACGTCGTATCGCCGCCGAAGGGATTTGCCACTTGGGACGATTTCGATCGCTCGCGGCCGCCTGAGGATCAGGGTTCGTGGTGGGCATGCACTGATCCCTCAGGTGCGGGCCCGCGCCTGTTCTTTCAGCGCGTTCCCGAAGGCAAGGTCGTCAAGAATCGGGTGCATCTCGACGTGCGGGTCGGCACCGGGCTCGTGGGTGAGGAGCGCCTGGCCGCACTTGAGGCCGAATGCACACGACTGGTCGCGCTCGGCGCGGTACGCGTGCGGCTGCTGGCTGACGACTACGACTCGTGCATCGTGATGCAGGACATCGAGGGCAACGAGTTCTGTCTCGACTGA
- a CDS encoding HRDC domain-containing protein — MTDAQETAADSSLRTTGGAPPDDGGSSVTEAPIPLLEPREGIPPVIADEAALAEAIAAFAAGSGPVAVDAERASGYRYGQRAYLVQLRREGAGSALIDPTACPDLSGLGEALSGVEWVLHAATQDLPCLREIGMVPSRLFDTELAGRLAGFPRVGLGAMVEGVLGFVLEKGHSAVDWSTRPLPEPWLRYATLDVELLVDLRDALEKELDRQGKLEWALQEFDAIAAAPPAEPRKDPWRRTSGMHKVRRRRQLAVVRELWETRDRIAQRRDVSPGKVLGDAAIVEAALSLPGNVHALAALSGFGQRMGRRQLEQWQAAVDRAKTLNDAQLPAPGQPLTGPPPPRAWADKDPVAAARLSAARAAVSALAEQLNMPQENLITPDTVRRVCWEPPKVVDAESVAEALAGYGARAWQVEQVTPVLVAALSA, encoded by the coding sequence GTGACCGACGCCCAAGAGACCGCAGCAGACAGTTCACTGCGAACCACCGGAGGCGCCCCTCCGGACGACGGCGGATCTTCTGTTACGGAGGCGCCGATCCCTTTGCTGGAGCCCCGCGAGGGCATTCCGCCCGTGATCGCCGACGAGGCCGCGCTCGCCGAGGCGATCGCCGCCTTCGCCGCGGGCTCCGGCCCCGTGGCCGTCGACGCCGAACGCGCGTCCGGCTACCGCTACGGCCAGCGCGCCTATCTGGTGCAGCTGCGCCGCGAGGGCGCGGGGTCCGCGCTGATCGACCCCACGGCCTGCCCCGATTTGTCCGGGCTGGGTGAGGCGCTCTCCGGCGTCGAGTGGGTGCTGCACGCGGCCACCCAGGATCTGCCCTGTCTGCGCGAAATAGGCATGGTGCCGAGTCGGCTGTTCGACACCGAGCTGGCCGGGCGGCTCGCCGGGTTCCCCCGGGTCGGCCTCGGCGCGATGGTCGAGGGCGTGCTCGGGTTCGTGCTGGAGAAGGGACACTCGGCCGTCGACTGGTCGACCCGGCCACTGCCCGAGCCGTGGCTGCGGTACGCGACGCTCGACGTCGAGCTCCTCGTCGATCTGCGCGACGCGCTGGAGAAGGAGCTGGACCGGCAGGGGAAGCTGGAGTGGGCGCTGCAGGAGTTCGACGCGATCGCGGCCGCGCCGCCGGCTGAGCCGCGCAAGGATCCGTGGCGGCGTACGTCCGGGATGCACAAGGTGCGGCGGCGTCGGCAGCTGGCCGTGGTGCGGGAGCTGTGGGAGACGCGGGACCGTATCGCTCAGCGGCGGGATGTGTCGCCGGGCAAGGTGCTCGGTGACGCGGCCATCGTCGAGGCCGCGCTCTCCCTGCCGGGTAACGTGCACGCCCTCGCCGCGCTGAGCGGATTCGGGCAGCGGATGGGGCGACGGCAGCTGGAGCAGTGGCAGGCCGCGGTGGATCGGGCGAAGACTTTGAACGACGCTCAGCTGCCGGCGCCTGGGCAGCCCTTGACCGGGCCTCCGCCGCCGCGGGCTTGGGCCGACAAGGATCCGGTTGCCGCGGCTCGGCTTTCTGCGGCTCGGGCCGCGGTGTCGGCGCTGGCCGAGCAGCTCAACATGCCTCAGGAGAACTTGATTACGCCGGATACCGTGCGGCGGGTTTGCTGGGAGCCGCCGAAGGTTGTCGATGCCGAGTCGGTTGCGGAGGCGTTGGCTGGTTACGGGGCTCGGGCGTGGCAGGTTGAGCAGGTCACGCCGGTGTTGGTTGCTGCCTTGTCCGCCTAG
- a CDS encoding putative T7SS-secreted protein — MAQLGSTRDPRALIPGNPSKLTGDADKLDGHAKTLDGIGDELGSVRIPSWHGQASDAFWEDFSGQKQKWYRGSDALGAAAGALRDYARALQWAQGQAEEAIRLYDGGDESGGEQLLESARAHVEAEGDAAAKKFKAQGGEGDNAPDWLFWASEAAQDDTGATSKQLFELERARDPRTIRTWGDHKNMTQQEREALREGKGPGVTVAGPSVTADAKVWGAEAKGRGEFAGGEVSGKAGVNLLGVDASAGVGLVDGNATAQASGKAYLAQATAEGKYGVGYFEASGKGEAYVGAEAGVKGSIGTDGVHVGAEAFAGAKATAEGHASVAGVGVGGTAEAWAGAGAEAHFDAGMKDGKIVIGGDVGVALGVGGKLGGQIEIDPGKVTDAAGDAVDAIGDWFD, encoded by the coding sequence ATGGCACAACTTGGCTCCACTCGGGACCCACGCGCACTCATCCCGGGAAACCCGTCGAAGCTCACAGGCGACGCGGACAAGCTCGACGGTCATGCGAAGACCCTCGACGGCATCGGGGACGAACTCGGCTCCGTCCGTATTCCCAGCTGGCACGGACAGGCCAGCGATGCCTTCTGGGAGGACTTCTCGGGCCAGAAGCAGAAGTGGTACCGCGGCTCGGACGCGCTGGGCGCGGCCGCCGGGGCGCTGCGGGACTACGCCAGGGCCCTCCAGTGGGCCCAGGGGCAGGCGGAAGAGGCCATCCGGCTGTACGACGGGGGCGACGAGAGCGGCGGCGAGCAGCTGCTGGAGTCGGCGCGCGCCCATGTCGAGGCGGAGGGCGACGCGGCGGCCAAGAAGTTCAAGGCGCAGGGCGGCGAGGGCGACAACGCGCCCGACTGGCTCTTCTGGGCCTCCGAAGCGGCGCAGGACGACACAGGCGCGACGTCCAAGCAACTCTTCGAGCTGGAACGGGCACGCGACCCACGGACCATCAGGACCTGGGGCGACCACAAGAACATGACGCAGCAGGAGAGGGAGGCCCTGCGCGAGGGCAAGGGTCCGGGCGTCACCGTGGCCGGCCCGTCCGTCACCGCCGACGCCAAGGTCTGGGGCGCCGAGGCCAAGGGCCGCGGTGAGTTCGCGGGCGGCGAGGTCTCCGGCAAGGCCGGCGTCAACCTCCTCGGTGTCGACGCCTCCGCCGGTGTGGGCCTCGTGGACGGGAACGCCACCGCACAGGCATCCGGCAAGGCCTACCTCGCCCAGGCCACCGCCGAGGGCAAGTACGGGGTCGGTTATTTCGAGGCCTCCGGCAAGGGCGAGGCGTACGTGGGCGCCGAGGCCGGCGTCAAGGGCTCCATCGGCACGGACGGTGTCCACGTCGGCGCCGAGGCCTTCGCCGGTGCCAAGGCCACCGCGGAGGGACATGCCTCCGTCGCCGGTGTCGGCGTCGGTGGCACGGCGGAGGCGTGGGCCGGCGCCGGTGCCGAGGCCCACTTCGACGCGGGCATGAAGGACGGCAAGATCGTCATCGGCGGCGACGTCGGCGTAGCCCTCGGTGTCGGTGGCAAGCTCGGTGGCCAGATCGAGATCGACCCGGGCAAGGTCACCGACGCGGCCGGCGACGCGGTCGATGCGATCGGGGACTGGTTCGACTGA
- a CDS encoding WXG100 family type VII secretion target: protein MGQFDVEPSELRSASKKIKDSVGRSDKVKLDELGDSGGDFGHGDAAKEFGQLMATWTEAIKSPMKEDGENSAAKLDENAASYERAEQESQNHFTGPAVAGPSY, encoded by the coding sequence ATGGGCCAGTTCGATGTCGAGCCGTCCGAGCTGCGGTCGGCTTCCAAGAAGATCAAGGACTCCGTGGGCCGGAGCGACAAGGTGAAGCTCGACGAACTCGGGGACTCCGGCGGCGACTTCGGCCACGGCGACGCGGCCAAGGAGTTCGGCCAGCTGATGGCCACCTGGACGGAGGCCATCAAGAGCCCGATGAAGGAGGACGGGGAGAACTCGGCGGCCAAGCTGGACGAGAACGCCGCGTCCTACGAGCGCGCCGAGCAGGAGTCCCAGAACCACTTCACCGGGCCCGCGGTCGCCGGCCCGAGCTACTGA
- a CDS encoding DUF4333 domain-containing protein produces MPKSSSSLASWSLAAAAAAALLVGCSAEAKLPKEEVADAVAEKLAAQTGQPKPDVTCPEDLVGKVGTSLRCKLTASDGTSIGVTTKVTSVDGSTINYDIKVDEKAS; encoded by the coding sequence ATGCCCAAGTCCTCCTCTTCCTTGGCCTCCTGGAGCCTCGCCGCCGCGGCCGCCGCCGCGCTGCTGGTGGGCTGCTCCGCGGAGGCCAAGCTGCCCAAGGAGGAGGTGGCGGACGCGGTGGCCGAGAAGCTCGCCGCGCAGACAGGCCAGCCGAAGCCGGACGTCACCTGCCCCGAGGACCTCGTCGGCAAGGTCGGTACCTCGTTGCGCTGCAAGCTCACCGCGAGCGACGGCACCAGCATCGGCGTGACCACCAAGGTCACCTCCGTCGACGGCAGCACGATCAACTACGACATCAAGGTCGACGAGAAGGCCTCCTGA
- a CDS encoding response regulator transcription factor → MSVLLEQPASLVAYRPNKPTAMVVVADPRVRSTVTRHLWALGVRDVIEASSIAEARPRIGNPRDICVADVHLPDGSGLTLLSETRAAGWPNGLALSAADDIGAVRNALAGGVKGYVVTGTRTNVGLPTRPGAAPIGAAAARMHRRHPGAPSHPGGYRELSGREVEVLRLVAEGQSNKAIGVSMGLSALTVKSHLARIARKLGTGDRAGMVAVALRTGIIH, encoded by the coding sequence GTGTCCGTTCTCCTCGAGCAGCCCGCAAGCCTGGTCGCCTACCGCCCGAACAAGCCGACCGCCATGGTGGTCGTGGCCGATCCCCGCGTTCGCTCCACCGTGACCCGACATCTCTGGGCCCTCGGTGTGCGCGACGTCATCGAGGCCTCGTCCATCGCGGAGGCTCGTCCCCGCATCGGCAACCCCCGCGACATCTGTGTCGCCGACGTCCACCTGCCCGACGGTTCCGGCCTCACCCTCCTGTCGGAGACCCGCGCCGCGGGCTGGCCCAACGGCCTCGCCCTCTCCGCCGCCGACGACATCGGCGCTGTGCGCAACGCCCTCGCCGGCGGCGTGAAGGGTTACGTCGTCACCGGCACCCGCACCAACGTCGGGCTCCCCACCCGGCCTGGTGCCGCCCCCATCGGCGCCGCCGCCGCCCGTATGCACCGTCGCCACCCGGGTGCCCCGAGCCACCCGGGCGGCTACCGCGAGCTGTCCGGTCGCGAGGTCGAGGTGCTGCGGCTGGTGGCGGAGGGCCAGTCGAACAAGGCGATCGGCGTCTCGATGGGCCTGTCCGCCCTGACCGTCAAGAGCCACCTCGCCCGTATCGCCCGCAAGCTGGGCACCGGTGACCGCGCCGGCATGGTCGCCGTGGCCCTGCGAACCGGAATCATCCACTGA
- a CDS encoding DUF3000 domain-containing protein encodes MAAAQERLSDGAGGMDDAKDAKEGDLDGSSTVPPPFRAAVDALRAARLRPQIEVEQTKAPQRLAPYAYALEAAVVDGDQDLADGRLVLLHDPAGHDAWRGSFRLVTLVRAELEPEMAADPLLPEVCWSWLTGALQARGLSYGEPSGTVTRASSHYFGGLSERPAASQIEIRASWTPREGLGGVPDTGAHLASWCDLLAQVAGLPPAGPGDASVVTLPQRRDPQSR; translated from the coding sequence ATGGCTGCGGCTCAGGAACGACTGTCGGACGGCGCTGGCGGAATGGACGACGCAAAGGACGCCAAGGAGGGCGACTTGGACGGGAGCAGTACGGTTCCGCCGCCCTTCCGGGCTGCCGTCGACGCGCTCAGGGCCGCGCGGCTGCGGCCGCAGATCGAGGTCGAGCAGACCAAGGCGCCCCAGCGCCTGGCTCCGTACGCGTACGCGCTGGAGGCCGCCGTCGTCGACGGTGACCAGGACCTGGCCGACGGCCGCCTGGTGCTGCTGCACGACCCGGCGGGGCACGACGCCTGGCGGGGTTCCTTCCGGCTGGTGACCCTGGTGCGCGCGGAGCTGGAGCCGGAGATGGCCGCCGACCCGCTGCTGCCCGAGGTGTGCTGGTCCTGGCTGACCGGTGCGCTCCAGGCGCGCGGGCTGTCGTACGGCGAGCCGAGCGGCACCGTCACGCGCGCGAGCTCGCACTACTTCGGCGGCCTGTCCGAGCGCCCGGCGGCCTCGCAGATCGAGATCCGCGCCTCCTGGACGCCCCGCGAGGGCCTGGGCGGCGTTCCGGACACGGGGGCCCATCTGGCGTCCTGGTGCGACCTGCTGGCCCAGGTCGCGGGCCTGCCCCCGGCGGGGCCGGGAGACGCGTCGGTGGTGACGCTGCCGCAGCGCCGCGATCCGCAGTCCCGCTGA